One window from the genome of bacterium encodes:
- a CDS encoding TRAP transporter substrate-binding protein has product MIRLGLASLIGFGSLMTALGLGGCSPTAQDGPESWVLSNVHIETYPTARGLVRFAELVAADPTLARRVELDLQLGGVLGNEKETLEKLRFGALQMVCASAAPLQEFAPVAGVLALPFLFRDSGHLWTVLEGEIGDEISAGLIEAGFVPLAWYDAGARSFYNRTRPIHRPKDLVGLKIRVQRSEMMRDLVESLGASPVALGFKQVYTSLHTGAIDGAENNLPSYRSERHFEAAGFYSADRHAIIPDVVLVSRERWQELSVDEQKALRAAAEASALAQRRFWADYRKQAAQAVTEAGSVINEVDDPEAFRQAVEPVYDKHAGRYGDLVERIRSKR; this is encoded by the coding sequence ATGATTCGTCTCGGGCTGGCCAGCCTGATCGGATTCGGCAGCCTGATGACCGCTCTGGGACTTGGGGGTTGCTCCCCGACCGCGCAGGATGGGCCCGAGTCCTGGGTGCTCTCGAACGTCCACATCGAGACCTACCCCACCGCTCGCGGTCTGGTCCGGTTCGCCGAGCTGGTAGCCGCCGATCCTACGCTCGCCCGCCGCGTCGAGCTCGACCTGCAGCTCGGGGGCGTTCTCGGCAATGAAAAAGAAACGCTCGAGAAGCTGCGGTTCGGCGCGCTTCAGATGGTCTGCGCCTCGGCGGCGCCGCTTCAGGAATTCGCGCCGGTCGCGGGCGTGCTGGCCCTGCCGTTCCTGTTCCGTGACAGCGGCCATCTCTGGACAGTCCTCGAGGGTGAGATCGGCGACGAGATCTCGGCCGGTCTGATCGAGGCCGGATTCGTACCGCTCGCCTGGTACGACGCCGGCGCGCGCTCCTTCTACAACCGCACGCGACCGATTCACCGGCCCAAAGATCTTGTCGGGCTCAAGATCCGCGTCCAACGCTCGGAGATGATGCGGGACCTGGTCGAGTCGTTGGGAGCCTCGCCCGTGGCCCTCGGCTTCAAGCAGGTCTACACCAGCCTCCACACCGGGGCGATCGATGGTGCCGAAAACAACTTGCCGTCGTATCGATCGGAGCGCCATTTCGAAGCCGCCGGCTTCTACTCGGCCGACCGCCACGCCATCATCCCCGACGTGGTGCTGGTCTCCCGCGAGCGCTGGCAGGAGCTATCGGTCGATGAGCAGAAGGCCCTGCGCGCGGCGGCCGAAGCTTCGGCCCTAGCTCAGCGGCGGTTCTGGGCCGACTACCGCAAGCAGGCCGCGCAAGCGGTCACCGAGGCCGGCTCGGTGATCAACGAGGTCGACGATCCCGAGGCCTTTCGCCAAGCCGTCGAGCCGGTCTACGACAAGCACGCCGGCCGCTACGGCGACCTGGTCGAGCGCATCCGCTCGAAGCGCTAA
- a CDS encoding TRAP transporter large permease: MSDPALALLVFGCFALLLVLRVPVAFSLGLSAFVFFFASGLPALSVVQKIATQIAEPTLLAIPFFILCGEIMSTGGMARRLVDLANALIGFVRGGLAMVNVMASLFFGGMSGSSVADTASIGPVLIPTMAERGYDRDFSVAVTVASSTQGIILPPSHNAILYSLAAGGTVSIQALFLAGYVPGILVGLSLMILSAWVAKRRGYPKGKSFSLRHALRAAASALPALLTPFIILVPLTLGWAPAHQSAVIAVVWSVMVSSFVYRSLDLRAYGGILRRAVRTSGMVMILIGAAAAFGEALTYLHVPRLLAEWLSALPASRVALLLILNVLVLALGAIMDMAALIVILTPILLPVAEGLGLDPIQFGIILLLNLGIGLCTPPVGSTLFVGCAIGKTSIESTSRALVPFYLVMIVVLLLVTFIPELSLWLPDWIARST; encoded by the coding sequence ATGAGCGACCCCGCACTCGCGCTCCTGGTTTTCGGCTGCTTCGCGCTCCTGCTGGTCCTCAGGGTACCGGTGGCCTTCAGCCTCGGACTCTCGGCCTTCGTCTTCTTCTTCGCTTCGGGACTCCCGGCGCTCTCGGTGGTCCAGAAGATCGCGACCCAGATCGCCGAGCCGACGCTGCTCGCGATTCCGTTCTTCATCCTATGCGGCGAGATCATGAGCACCGGCGGGATGGCCCGCCGGCTGGTCGACCTCGCCAACGCGTTGATCGGCTTCGTACGCGGAGGCCTGGCGATGGTCAACGTCATGGCCTCGCTGTTCTTCGGCGGCATGTCGGGCTCGAGCGTCGCCGACACCGCGTCCATCGGACCGGTTTTGATACCGACGATGGCCGAGCGCGGCTACGATCGTGACTTCTCGGTCGCCGTGACGGTCGCCTCGTCGACCCAGGGCATCATCCTGCCGCCCTCTCACAACGCCATCCTCTACTCACTGGCGGCGGGAGGCACGGTCTCGATCCAAGCCCTTTTTCTCGCCGGCTATGTGCCGGGAATCCTGGTCGGATTGTCTTTGATGATCCTCTCGGCGTGGGTGGCGAAGCGCCGCGGCTACCCGAAGGGCAAGAGCTTCAGCCTTCGACATGCCCTGCGCGCCGCCGCCTCCGCGCTGCCGGCACTGCTCACTCCGTTCATCATCCTCGTGCCGCTCACCCTGGGCTGGGCGCCGGCCCATCAGTCGGCGGTGATCGCGGTGGTCTGGTCGGTGATGGTCTCGTCGTTCGTGTATCGATCGCTCGACCTGCGCGCCTACGGCGGCATCCTGCGCCGCGCGGTCCGCACCTCCGGCATGGTGATGATCCTGATCGGCGCGGCCGCGGCCTTCGGTGAGGCACTGACGTACCTGCACGTGCCGCGACTTCTGGCCGAGTGGCTGTCGGCCCTGCCGGCGAGTCGAGTCGCGCTTCTGCTGATTCTCAATGTCCTCGTGCTCGCCCTGGGTGCGATCATGGACATGGCGGCGCTGATCGTGATCCTGACGCCGATTCTGCTGCCGGTCGCCGAAGGCCTGGGACTCGATCCGATCCAGTTCGGAATCATCCTGCTCCTGAATCTGGGGATCGGGCTGTGCACGCCGCCGGTGGGCAGTACACTCTTCGTCGGATGCGCCATCGGCAAGACTTCGATCGAATCGACCTCTCGGGCTCTGGTGCCGTTCTATCTGGTCATGATCGTCGTCCTGCTACTGGTCACTTTCATTCCCGAGCTCTCGTTGTGGCTTCCCGACTGGATCGCTCGGAGCACCTAG
- a CDS encoding TRAP transporter small permease subunit, with translation MLEGASSSRLVRVLEPVCAGLLGLLTLNAAFELFAWTLWRRSFAAIEEIQGVLVVWLALLAAAYCLAEGLHLAVDLVARSLPARWQPTLARAPGVANAAFGVLLAIYGARLVLAVQNTLPGTGWSASVHYQPAVVAGGLIAWLGLQQAISGASGASARPADAALPPVE, from the coding sequence ATGTTGGAAGGAGCGAGCTCGAGCAGGCTGGTCCGAGTTCTCGAGCCGGTTTGCGCCGGCCTGCTGGGCCTGTTGACACTCAACGCGGCTTTCGAGCTCTTCGCCTGGACGCTCTGGCGCAGGTCTTTTGCCGCGATCGAGGAAATCCAAGGCGTCTTGGTGGTCTGGCTGGCGCTTCTGGCCGCCGCCTATTGCCTGGCCGAAGGTCTTCACCTCGCCGTCGATCTCGTCGCCCGTAGCCTGCCCGCTCGCTGGCAACCGACGCTGGCGCGGGCTCCCGGCGTTGCCAATGCGGCGTTCGGAGTCCTGCTCGCGATCTACGGCGCGCGCCTGGTCCTCGCTGTTCAAAACACGCTACCGGGGACCGGATGGAGCGCATCGGTCCATTACCAGCCCGCGGTCGTCGCCGGGGGCCTGATCGCCTGGCTCGGCTTGCAACAGGCGATCTCCGGCGCCAGCGGAGCCAGCGCACGACCGGCAGACGCCGCGCTGCCGCCGGTCGAATGA
- the galK gene encoding galactokinase — protein MDARSRVLEGFRLRFGGEPEWLVRAPGRANILGAHIDYSEGWVLPGALDRSVWLACRAAAGGERKTSVIRALDIDAGAESGADAELDAEWLPVPVAERDIEHQGGSSSWLDLPRGVAWALARAGHQVPPIEAAFASDLPIGAGVSSSAAVEVAFLMAWEAAAGITIGGVERARVGRRVENDYLGVRSGIMDQFTSIHGRSGHLILLDCRDLSFEQVPLPGEVAIVVADTGVRRTLVDSDYNSRPDECRRAVERLREFLPGIRTLRDVTLADLEQHGAALSSTLRKRARHAVGECRRVLDGAEALRSGNLLRFGELMRESHQSSRDLYEVSIPELDALAHAAWSSPGCYGARLSGAGFGGCVIALVEADAAGEVERRLWRDFERAFGRSCATFVSGFGEGAALEPIDPGD, from the coding sequence ATGGATGCGCGGTCGCGTGTGCTGGAAGGCTTTCGGCTTCGCTTCGGCGGCGAGCCCGAGTGGCTGGTTCGGGCGCCGGGCCGGGCCAACATCCTCGGAGCCCATATCGACTACAGCGAAGGCTGGGTGCTGCCGGGGGCTCTCGATCGTTCGGTTTGGCTAGCGTGTCGTGCCGCAGCCGGGGGAGAGAGGAAGACCTCGGTGATTCGAGCCCTCGACATCGACGCGGGCGCGGAGTCGGGCGCGGATGCCGAGCTCGACGCCGAGTGGTTGCCTGTGCCGGTCGCGGAGAGGGACATCGAGCACCAGGGCGGGAGCTCGAGCTGGCTCGATCTTCCGCGAGGCGTTGCCTGGGCCCTGGCGAGAGCCGGGCATCAGGTGCCGCCGATCGAGGCGGCCTTCGCCAGTGACCTGCCGATCGGTGCCGGCGTCAGCTCCTCGGCGGCGGTCGAGGTCGCCTTTCTGATGGCCTGGGAGGCGGCGGCCGGCATCACGATCGGCGGCGTCGAGCGCGCCCGAGTGGGGCGTCGCGTCGAGAATGACTATCTCGGCGTACGCTCCGGAATCATGGACCAGTTCACCTCGATCCACGGCCGGTCCGGGCATCTGATTTTGCTGGATTGTCGCGACTTGAGCTTCGAGCAGGTCCCGCTGCCCGGTGAGGTTGCCATCGTGGTTGCCGACACCGGGGTTCGCCGCACGCTGGTCGACTCCGACTACAACAGCCGCCCCGACGAATGCCGGCGGGCGGTGGAGCGGCTGCGCGAGTTTCTGCCGGGGATTAGGACCTTGCGCGACGTCACCCTCGCCGATCTGGAGCAGCACGGGGCGGCGCTGTCGTCGACCCTGCGCAAGCGCGCGCGCCACGCGGTGGGGGAATGCCGCCGTGTGCTCGACGGCGCCGAAGCGCTTCGAAGCGGAAATCTGCTCCGGTTCGGCGAATTGATGCGTGAGTCTCACCAGAGCTCCCGGGACCTGTACGAGGTCTCGATTCCCGAGCTCGATGCGTTGGCCCATGCCGCCTGGTCCTCGCCGGGCTGCTACGGCGCGCGCCTGAGCGGTGCCGGCTTCGGCGGCTGCGTTATCGCGCTGGTCGAGGCCGACGCCGCCGGCGAGGTCGAGCGTCGTCTCTGGCGTGACTTCGAGCGCGCCTTCGGTCGGTCCTGCGCGACCTTCGTCTCCGGATTCGGCGAGGGCGCCGCCCTCGAGCCCATCGATCCAGGAGACTGA
- a CDS encoding PadR family transcriptional regulator, which produces MHAPKATVEIQNLSRDCHQALILAILSSGPHHGYQLALELEERSDGAFRFKHGTLYPILHRLELESLIQGEWLDEQSKRKRKRYALTRAGRKRLAERVEAWRGFFSRFFSIVEEAKS; this is translated from the coding sequence ATGCACGCCCCAAAAGCCACGGTCGAGATCCAGAACCTATCTCGCGACTGCCACCAGGCGCTGATTCTGGCCATCCTCTCGTCGGGGCCACATCACGGCTACCAGTTGGCCCTGGAGCTGGAGGAGAGAAGCGATGGCGCCTTTCGCTTCAAACACGGGACCCTCTATCCGATTCTGCACCGGCTCGAGCTCGAGAGTCTCATTCAAGGGGAATGGTTGGATGAACAGAGCAAGCGCAAGCGCAAGCGCTACGCCTTGACTCGAGCCGGGCGGAAGCGCCTGGCCGAGCGAGTCGAGGCCTGGCGAGGCTTCTTTTCCCGTTTCTTTTCGATCGTCGAGGAGGCAAAGTCATGA
- a CDS encoding NTP transferase domain-containing protein, whose protein sequence is MSAVTKAVIPAAGLGTRMEPVSRVVPKELLPVGSKPAIQWVIEEAAAAGLTELAIVLSPTKGLLFEYLADGGLDSELGVRFQYVTQDVQRGLADAMWQCRDFTDGEPFALLLPDNVLLSREHSLSRMVSLYARNGRDVIGALELDHSHSGQFGNCGLIDFERKAAGVLEISHLRDKRPGRLAIEEGATVVRACGRYICHAQVFEYMKRFRPGGDNNGSQAELDEVPVYQAIIEEKGALGCLLSLPLFDVGYPAGYAAANGYWARHLAPSPTD, encoded by the coding sequence ATGAGCGCAGTGACGAAGGCGGTCATCCCCGCCGCCGGCCTGGGAACCCGCATGGAGCCGGTCTCGCGCGTCGTCCCCAAGGAGCTCCTGCCCGTGGGCAGCAAGCCCGCTATTCAATGGGTCATCGAGGAGGCCGCCGCGGCCGGGCTCACCGAGCTCGCGATCGTGCTGAGTCCCACCAAGGGACTCCTTTTCGAGTACCTCGCCGACGGCGGCCTCGACTCCGAGCTCGGTGTTCGCTTTCAGTACGTAACGCAAGACGTGCAGCGAGGCCTCGCCGACGCGATGTGGCAGTGCCGTGACTTCACCGATGGCGAGCCCTTTGCGCTGCTTCTGCCGGACAACGTCCTGCTATCCCGCGAGCACAGTCTCTCGCGCATGGTGAGCCTCTACGCAAGAAACGGCCGAGACGTCATCGGCGCGCTCGAGCTCGACCATTCCCACAGCGGCCAGTTCGGCAACTGCGGTCTGATCGACTTCGAGCGCAAGGCTGCGGGCGTGCTCGAGATCTCGCACTTGCGTGACAAGAGGCCCGGCCGGCTGGCGATCGAAGAAGGCGCGACCGTTGTCCGAGCCTGCGGCCGCTACATCTGTCACGCCCAGGTCTTCGAGTACATGAAGCGGTTTCGGCCCGGTGGCGATAACAACGGCTCGCAGGCCGAGCTCGACGAAGTACCCGTTTATCAAGCGATCATCGAGGAGAAGGGCGCGCTCGGATGCCTGCTGTCCCTGCCGCTCTTCGACGTGGGTTACCCCGCCGGCTACGCCGCCGCCAACGGCTATTGGGCCCGTCACCTGGCCCCGAGCCCAACCGATTAG
- a CDS encoding MoxR family ATPase yields MRIRLDSVETTARALAEHEYIADTGLSTSLFLALEMGKPLFLEGEPGVGKTEVAKVLSRVFDTPLIRLQCYEGLDISQAVYEWNYPRQLLEIQARRGGAEGSPRPAVSTTKDIFTEDFLLKRPLLQAIDQSHDSAPVLLVDELDRADEEFESFLLELLSDFQITIPEIGTLHAEHRPMIVITSNRTREIHDALKRRCVYHWIDYPSLEKEIEIVRRKVPQIEERLSRDVVAFVQKLREQDLYKLPGVAETLDWAAALEHLNTRELTPDAVVSTLGLLLKYQDDVDKLKAEAPGVLEQALG; encoded by the coding sequence ATGCGCATTCGATTGGATTCGGTCGAGACGACCGCCCGGGCGCTCGCCGAGCACGAGTACATCGCCGACACCGGCCTCTCGACCAGCCTCTTTTTGGCTCTCGAGATGGGCAAGCCGCTGTTTCTCGAAGGCGAGCCCGGCGTCGGCAAGACCGAGGTCGCCAAGGTCCTGAGCCGCGTCTTCGACACGCCGCTCATCCGCCTGCAGTGCTACGAGGGGCTGGATATCAGTCAGGCCGTCTACGAGTGGAACTACCCGCGGCAGCTGCTCGAGATCCAGGCTCGACGGGGCGGTGCCGAGGGCTCCCCGAGGCCGGCCGTCTCGACCACCAAAGACATCTTCACCGAGGACTTCCTGCTCAAGCGGCCCCTGCTTCAAGCCATCGACCAGAGCCACGACAGCGCGCCGGTTCTCCTGGTCGATGAGCTGGATCGGGCCGATGAGGAGTTCGAGAGCTTTCTGCTCGAGCTCCTGTCCGACTTCCAGATCACCATTCCCGAGATCGGGACCCTGCACGCCGAGCACCGGCCGATGATCGTGATCACCTCCAATCGCACGCGTGAGATTCACGACGCACTCAAGCGGCGCTGCGTCTATCACTGGATCGACTATCCCTCGCTGGAGAAAGAGATCGAGATCGTGAGGCGCAAAGTGCCGCAGATCGAGGAGCGGCTGAGCCGTGACGTCGTCGCCTTCGTTCAGAAGCTGCGCGAGCAGGACCTTTACAAGCTCCCCGGCGTGGCGGAGACGCTGGACTGGGCGGCGGCGCTCGAGCACCTGAACACTCGCGAGCTGACGCCCGACGCAGTGGTTTCGACCCTAGGCCTGCTACTCAAGTACCAGGACGACGTCGACAAGCTCAAGGCCGAGGCCCCCGGCGTCCTCGAACAGGCCCTTGGCTAG
- a CDS encoding VWA domain-containing protein, translating to MASRTEGARPILANLLLFGRALRAAGLPVTHSQSLDFARALELVDVGSRDQVFHAARSFLVNRREELELFELLFNRFWRSRGSDSAAASAKGQSTTPQPRRDRDRLRPLGRVDYLAAASGQADAEIDLRERAQTFSDLEVLQRKDFSEMSAAELEELRRLILEMRWRASLRRTRRWSADSRGTRLHLGRVLREAARHGGTPLRLARRRRKTKRRPIVLLADISGSMEKYSRIILQFFYGALHGFGAGDVECFVFGTRLTCITSSLRIRNVDRALEDASAEILDWSGGTRIGESLGVFNRHWARRVLRRGAVVIIVSDGWERGDVSVLRREMRHLHHRSHRLIWLNPHVGRPGYEPLVEGMVGALPFIDDFLPIHNLESLRALGDALAELPARKRLSNSYRPAKLKPASSRSQTNPRPAVR from the coding sequence TTGGCTAGCCGGACGGAGGGGGCGAGGCCGATTCTGGCCAACCTCCTGCTGTTCGGACGGGCTCTGCGGGCCGCCGGCCTTCCGGTGACTCACAGCCAGTCGCTCGACTTTGCGCGGGCTCTCGAGCTGGTCGACGTCGGCAGCCGCGATCAGGTGTTTCATGCGGCGCGCTCCTTCCTGGTCAATCGGCGAGAGGAGCTCGAGTTGTTCGAGCTGCTCTTCAATCGGTTCTGGCGCTCGCGAGGCTCCGATTCCGCTGCCGCTTCGGCCAAGGGCCAGAGCACGACGCCCCAGCCTCGACGCGATCGGGACAGACTCCGCCCCCTGGGCAGAGTCGACTATTTGGCGGCCGCCTCAGGACAGGCCGACGCCGAGATCGACCTCCGCGAACGGGCCCAGACGTTCAGCGACCTGGAAGTCCTGCAGCGCAAGGACTTCTCCGAAATGTCGGCTGCCGAGCTGGAGGAGCTGCGCCGCCTCATTCTGGAGATGCGGTGGCGGGCCAGCCTGAGGCGGACGCGGCGCTGGAGCGCAGACTCGCGTGGGACGCGCCTTCACCTCGGGCGAGTCCTGCGAGAGGCCGCTCGGCACGGTGGAACGCCCTTGCGCCTGGCGCGGCGCCGGCGCAAGACCAAGCGCCGGCCGATAGTTCTTCTGGCGGACATCAGCGGCTCGATGGAGAAGTACTCGCGCATCATCCTGCAGTTCTTCTACGGTGCCTTGCACGGCTTCGGCGCCGGCGACGTCGAATGCTTTGTCTTCGGCACGCGACTGACGTGCATCACGTCCTCCCTTCGCATTCGCAACGTCGATCGAGCTCTGGAAGATGCGTCGGCCGAGATTCTGGACTGGTCCGGAGGCACCCGCATCGGCGAGAGCCTGGGAGTCTTCAATCGCCATTGGGCGCGGCGCGTGCTGCGTCGCGGCGCGGTCGTCATTATCGTTAGCGACGGCTGGGAGCGTGGCGACGTCTCGGTCCTACGTCGCGAGATGCGGCATCTGCATCATCGTTCGCATCGGCTCATCTGGCTCAACCCTCACGTCGGCCGGCCCGGCTACGAGCCGCTGGTCGAAGGCATGGTGGGGGCCCTGCCGTTCATCGATGACTTCTTGCCGATTCACAATCTCGAGTCGCTTCGGGCGCTGGGCGATGCTCTGGCCGAGCTGCCGGCGCGAAAGAGGCTCAGCAACTCCTATCGGCCCGCGAAGCTCAAGCCCGCTTCCAGCAGAAGCCAGACCAACCCCAGACCCGCTGTGAGGTAG
- a CDS encoding carbon monoxide dehydrogenase subunit G — protein MKVAGEYTFDASPADVWKGLMDPEVLAATMPGCEKLELVGDNEYEGELNIKVGPVQGRFKGRIELENIDAPHSYDMKVNGQGAQGFVQATAHVAISPAEDKTRMTYAGDAQIGGRIAGVGQRLLDSSAKAIIRQSLGGLNTVLGGAGTTEATTASRAPTAAPSQAEFAANVAKEVAKDLIPKPVWIVLALLLGATILYLLLS, from the coding sequence ATGAAGGTCGCCGGTGAATACACCTTTGACGCATCTCCCGCGGACGTTTGGAAAGGGCTGATGGATCCCGAGGTCCTGGCTGCCACCATGCCCGGCTGCGAGAAGCTCGAGCTGGTCGGAGACAACGAGTACGAGGGCGAGCTGAACATCAAGGTCGGACCGGTGCAGGGGCGTTTCAAGGGGCGGATCGAGCTCGAGAACATCGATGCGCCCCATAGCTATGACATGAAGGTCAATGGCCAGGGCGCCCAGGGCTTCGTCCAGGCGACGGCGCACGTCGCGATCAGCCCGGCGGAGGACAAGACCCGGATGACCTACGCGGGCGACGCTCAGATCGGCGGCCGGATAGCGGGCGTCGGTCAGCGCTTGCTCGACAGCTCGGCGAAGGCCATCATCAGGCAAAGCCTCGGCGGGCTCAACACCGTGCTCGGGGGCGCGGGTACGACCGAAGCAACCACGGCTTCGCGGGCTCCCACGGCGGCCCCGTCCCAGGCCGAGTTCGCCGCGAACGTGGCCAAGGAAGTCGCCAAAGACCTGATCCCGAAGCCGGTCTGGATCGTGCTCGCCCTTTTGCTCGGGGCAACCATCCTGTATCTGCTGCTTTCTTGA
- a CDS encoding ferredoxin family protein: MTFIITEPCRGTKDESCVEVCPVDCIYDREDWDTLLIHPTECIDCALCVDVCPVQAIYAEAKVPEFFEEWIDRNYAAFGVARTEPPA; this comes from the coding sequence ATGACCTTCATCATCACCGAACCATGTCGCGGCACGAAGGACGAATCCTGCGTGGAGGTCTGCCCCGTAGACTGCATCTACGATCGCGAAGACTGGGACACGCTGCTGATTCACCCGACCGAATGTATCGATTGTGCCCTGTGCGTGGATGTCTGCCCGGTCCAGGCGATTTACGCCGAAGCCAAGGTGCCCGAATTCTTCGAAGAATGGATTGATCGTAACTACGCGGCCTTCGGCGTCGCGAGAACGGAGCCGCCGGCGTGA
- a CDS encoding ArsA family ATPase, whose product MMLSPDLELVIVTGKGGVGKTTVAAALAWRIARSRRVMLLEVDPRESAHRLFDVPPSGGEPVKAGERLELLHARSRQVVDEIVQDKLKVAPLVRRLQASPIYEHFIDGAPGLKELALLRYAHSLVKGAKRKRRADCVVLDSPATGHALALLSAPVLAAEAIGAGPIAALAREVATWLSAETTGLVLVTLAEELPVTETLEAADALGEVLGKPPEAWIANALYPEVPAQLESNDSVTELWRRRRAVNERELARLARAVGEPVVSLPLLPIDEGSRLVAALSRELEASDE is encoded by the coding sequence ATGATGCTCTCGCCCGATCTGGAACTGGTCATCGTCACCGGCAAGGGTGGCGTTGGCAAGACCACGGTTGCGGCGGCGCTGGCCTGGCGGATCGCCCGGAGCCGGCGTGTGATGCTGCTCGAGGTGGACCCGCGCGAAAGCGCCCACCGCCTGTTCGACGTGCCGCCCTCGGGCGGCGAGCCGGTCAAGGCCGGCGAACGCCTGGAGCTGCTTCATGCGCGCTCGAGACAGGTGGTCGACGAGATCGTCCAGGACAAGCTCAAGGTCGCACCGCTGGTGCGGCGGCTCCAGGCGAGTCCGATCTACGAGCATTTCATCGACGGCGCTCCGGGCCTCAAGGAACTGGCGCTGCTCCGCTATGCCCATAGCCTGGTCAAGGGGGCGAAGCGCAAGCGCCGAGCCGATTGCGTGGTCCTCGACTCGCCGGCAACCGGACACGCTCTGGCTCTCCTGTCGGCGCCGGTCCTGGCGGCGGAAGCCATTGGCGCGGGTCCGATCGCGGCGCTGGCGCGCGAGGTCGCCACCTGGCTGAGCGCCGAGACCACCGGGCTGGTTTTGGTAACCCTGGCCGAGGAGCTTCCGGTCACCGAGACCCTCGAAGCCGCCGACGCGCTCGGCGAGGTTCTCGGCAAGCCGCCCGAGGCCTGGATCGCCAACGCCCTCTACCCCGAGGTCCCCGCCCAGCTCGAGAGTAACGACTCGGTCACCGAGCTGTGGCGGCGGCGGCGCGCGGTCAACGAGCGCGAGCTGGCCCGGCTCGCGCGAGCGGTGGGCGAACCCGTGGTCTCTTTGCCGCTCCTGCCGATCGACGAGGGCAGCCGTCTGGTCGCGGCGCTCTCGAGAGAGCTCGAGGCAAGCGATGAGTAG
- a CDS encoding ArsA family ATPase, with translation MSRSGPLAELPRRLVFVGSGGVGKTTLAAALAVHFAAHGERTLVMTFDPSLRLKDALGIGDSGKGDNVDAQEGQVRVEFESKAGGELWAHLLDARRTFDRLIHRYAPDVASRDRILSNRFFRHLAGRLAGILEYMAVERLYEAVRSERFDRIILDTPPTREALEFLDAPQRIVSFLDSGALRMALKPWFDEDGRFRPKSLPGLGMPLEALLDRMVGIDLLRDMAEFFQAFAPLFDGFRERALEVDGLLRSSDTGFVLVTAAAERNLADTMFFARNLTERSHELVAVVANRVHPAAEDEDLELMRWLGERDQKGVAQLRDLLADGPAVVSLPLLPASPADIPRLEALGKRMEAAWFE, from the coding sequence ATGAGTAGATCCGGCCCGCTGGCGGAGCTGCCGAGGCGACTGGTCTTCGTCGGCAGTGGAGGAGTGGGGAAGACCACCCTGGCGGCCGCTCTGGCGGTTCACTTCGCGGCTCATGGCGAGCGCACGCTGGTGATGACCTTCGACCCGTCGCTCCGCCTGAAGGACGCCTTGGGAATCGGCGACTCCGGCAAGGGTGACAACGTCGACGCTCAGGAAGGTCAGGTTCGAGTCGAGTTCGAGTCCAAGGCCGGCGGTGAGCTCTGGGCGCATCTTCTCGATGCGCGCCGAACCTTCGACCGCCTGATTCACCGCTACGCACCGGACGTCGCATCGCGAGATCGCATCCTTTCGAACCGCTTCTTCCGGCACCTGGCCGGGCGCCTGGCGGGCATCCTCGAGTACATGGCGGTGGAGAGGCTCTATGAGGCGGTCAGGTCGGAGCGGTTCGACCGGATCATCCTGGACACGCCGCCCACGCGTGAGGCCCTCGAGTTTCTCGACGCGCCCCAGCGGATCGTCTCGTTTCTCGACAGCGGCGCCCTGCGCATGGCTCTCAAGCCCTGGTTCGACGAAGACGGTCGCTTTCGCCCGAAGTCCTTGCCGGGCCTGGGGATGCCGCTCGAAGCTCTTCTCGATCGCATGGTCGGTATCGACCTGCTGCGCGATATGGCCGAATTCTTTCAGGCCTTCGCGCCGCTCTTCGACGGCTTTCGCGAGCGCGCGCTGGAGGTGGACGGGCTCCTGCGTTCGAGCGACACCGGGTTCGTGCTGGTCACGGCGGCGGCCGAGCGCAATCTAGCCGACACGATGTTCTTCGCGCGCAATCTGACCGAGCGTTCCCACGAGCTGGTTGCGGTCGTCGCCAACCGGGTTCATCCCGCCGCCGAGGACGAAGACCTCGAGCTCATGCGCTGGCTCGGCGAGCGCGACCAGAAGGGCGTCGCCCAGCTGAGAGACCTGCTGGCCGACGGGCCGGCGGTGGTGTCTCTGCCGCTTCTGCCGGCCTCCCCCGCCGATATTCCGCGTCTGGAGGCCCTGGGTAAGCGGATGGAAGCTGCCTGGTTCGAGTGA